The following is a genomic window from Syntrophorhabdales bacterium.
TCGAAAACATCATCGAACAGGCATTTGTGCTTTGCAGCGGCGGATTGATCGGGCTCGCTCATTTGCCACCGGAACTCCGGCCGGTGAGCGTGATCGGCAGAGCCGAACCAGACTCATCCAAGCTTTCTTCCATGGAGAAGCACCTCATCAACCTCACGCTCGAGCATCATAAAGGCAACCGCAAGAAGAGCGCTGCCGACCTGGGGATCAACACAAGCACGCTTTTCCGTAAGATCAAATCCTTCGGCATTGAAACACCGTCTTCTGACGGACGCGGAAAGAGGCAGTGAAAGAGGCGCTACAGTCTGCTCTGCAATCGGTGTGATTTAGGTTCCTTTACCCTTCTTCTTTTCTCGTGTGGTGAGCTTACGGACCCAATCTGGAACAGTCACACCCGCAAGTACATCCTGCTGCGGAATATATGGTTTGATATCGATGAGCGGAGTGCCGTCCACGGCATCCAGACCTGTGACCATAAGTTCATTTCCCTCTCTTCTTAACAATTGCACCAGATGCAGACCGAGACGGTTAGGTCTCATTTGCGAGCGAGTTGCGAATATGCCCACCTCCGG
Proteins encoded in this region:
- the tsaA gene encoding tRNA (N6-threonylcarbamoyladenosine(37)-N6)-methyltransferase TrmO encodes the protein MRKTKTRLSINPIGYVKNDVRDIKFQSWKDLVSRLVIKHRYVEAMEGLEEFSHLFIISWLHLPGKLLLKRHPRDRQDLPEVGIFATRSQMRPNRLGLHLVQLLRREGNELMVTGLDAVDGTPLIDIKPYIPQQDVLAGVTVPDWVRKLTTREKKKGKGT